GAGATGCTGCGGCAGTCGCCGTTCGCGCTGCGGCTGCTCAAGGCCAGCTTCCACGCCCACGAGGACGGCTACGCCGGCATCCAGCAGCTGGCGCACGACGCCAACCTGCTGTTCTACGGCTCCGAGGAGGCGCAGGAGGGGCGCGAGGCGTTCAAGTCCCGCCGCCGTCCGGAGTTCGAGCGTTTCCCGCGGCGCGCCTGAGGCGGCGCATCCGTCGATTCGGCGCGACGGTCCGCTGGGTCTGACATGCTGACGTCCGGGTCACCCGACCCGGGCGGACGCGCCGTGCTTGCGGAGGATTGATGCCGACCACGACCCACGACGGCCCGGACCGGGTCGCTGAGGAGGTGCGCTGGGCCGAACGCTCACGCCTCCCGGCCACCGTCCTCGCCTCCGTGGGCGCCGCCGTGTCGTTCCTGGCCCTCTTCGAGCTGGCCGTGGGCTCGACCGTCCTCGTCGACCTCGGACCCTCCTGGGCCCCCACGACCGCGCTGACCGCCCTGCTCGGGCTCACCACCTCCGCCGGTCTGCTCCTGTGGCGGGGTGGGGACGGCGCGGACCGTCCCTGGCCGGCTGCCGCGTTCGCGCTCACGGGGGTGCTCGTGCTGGTCGCGCTGGGGGAGCGCGTCGCCGGCCACGCCGTGCTCGGCGACCTCCTCGCGGTCGAGGCCGGCGACCGGGCGACGGTCGACGAACAGACCTCGCTCGTGGTCGTCGTGTCCTTCGGGCTGCTGGCCCTCGGCGGGCTCGCCCTCACGCGGAGGTGGACGGTCCCGGCCCAGGTGGCGGCGTTCCTCGCCCTCACCATCGGCCTGGCCAGCGCCGCGGCCTACGCCTTCGGCGCGGAGCCGGTCGAGGGGTCGGACGCCCCGGCGATGATGACCGTGGTGGCGACGGTCCTGGTCGTCGCCCTGGCCCAGTCGCTGCTCTACGCCATCCCGGGCAGCCTCGCCCAGTGGTCGACGTACGGCCGGGACAGCGGAGCGCGGCTCCAGCGCTCGGTGCCGATCATCGCGCTCGTCGTCGTCCCGCTGATCGGGGCGGCGATGCTCGCCGGTCTCCGGAGCGGCTGGCTCGACCCCGGGGCGGCCACGGCGCTGGTCGTCACCACCGGCCTCGGTCTCGCGCTGGTCCTCTCCGCCTGGGTCGGCCTGCAGTTCCGCGCCGTCGAGGAGGAGCGTGCCGCCCTCCTGCGCGAGAACCAGCGCGTCAACGCCGAGCTCGAGGACCGCGTCCGGCTGCGGTCGCACGAGGTCAACCGGCAGCGCACCAAGCTGGCGCTGCTCGAGGAGCGCGACCGGATCGCGCGGGACCTCCACGACCGGGTCATCCAGCGCATCTTCGCCGCCGGACTGCAGATCGGCGCCCTCTCGCGCACCGTGGCCAAGGTCGCGGAGGGGGCGGACGCCTCCCGGCTGCCGGGGCAGCTCGACGTCATCGCCGGCGAGCTCGACCTCGCCATCCGCGAGCTGCGCAACTCGATCTTCCAGCTCACCAGCATCGACGACCACCAGGACCTCGAGCAGGTCGTGCACGACATCGCCACCCGCTCCTCGCGCATCCTCGGCTTCATGCCGCGCATCAGCGTGGCCGGCGAGCTGGGGGGCGTGCGCTCGGACCTCGCTGCCGACCTCGCCTCCGCGATCCAGGAGGGTCTGTCCAACGTGGCGCGGCACGCCCGGGCGAGTGCCGCGCAGGTGTCGCTCGAGGGCACGCCGCAGGAGTTCGTCGTGCGCATCACCGACGACGGGGTCGGC
This DNA window, taken from Nocardioides sp. HDW12B, encodes the following:
- a CDS encoding histidine kinase gives rise to the protein MPTTTHDGPDRVAEEVRWAERSRLPATVLASVGAAVSFLALFELAVGSTVLVDLGPSWAPTTALTALLGLTTSAGLLLWRGGDGADRPWPAAAFALTGVLVLVALGERVAGHAVLGDLLAVEAGDRATVDEQTSLVVVVSFGLLALGGLALTRRWTVPAQVAAFLALTIGLASAAAYAFGAEPVEGSDAPAMMTVVATVLVVALAQSLLYAIPGSLAQWSTYGRDSGARLQRSVPIIALVVVPLIGAAMLAGLRSGWLDPGAATALVVTTGLGLALVLSAWVGLQFRAVEEERAALLRENQRVNAELEDRVRLRSHEVNRQRTKLALLEERDRIARDLHDRVIQRIFAAGLQIGALSRTVAKVAEGADASRLPGQLDVIAGELDLAIRELRNSIFQLTSIDDHQDLEQVVHDIATRSSRILGFMPRISVAGELGGVRSDLAADLASAIQEGLSNVARHARASAAQVSLEGTPQEFVVRITDDGVGLPDPLPRSSGISNLMNRARGLGGSATWEPNPTGGTVFTWRVSRDGTAGEFYGNDVAVGSDGP